The proteins below are encoded in one region of Silene latifolia isolate original U9 population chromosome 2, ASM4854445v1, whole genome shotgun sequence:
- the LOC141641744 gene encoding omega-amidase, chloroplastic-like: SNSKADNLVRARKMLEDASHMGAKLAVLPEMWVCPYSQEYSTKCAEELDGKNQSHSPAYSMLSNVAFTQGITIVGGSIPELRNGRLYNTCCIFGRDGQLKAKHRKLHLFDYDAGEASFRESDSFAAGDSPTVVDTGVGRIGVGICHDIRFPDLAMLYEIKVPGVDLIIYPSAFNVNTGRMLWELEAKARAVDNQVFVAVCSPSRDSEASYTIWGHSMVVGPNGEVKASAGHKEKLVIAEIDYCENQLQRERFPLHGAGQDKIYQFLSK, encoded by the exons TCCAACAGCAAAGCAGACAACTTGGTTCGAGCTCGAAAAATGTTGGAGGATGCTTCCCATATGGGTGCTAAGCTTGCTGTTTTGCCT GAAATGTGGGTTTGCCCTTACTCACAGGAATACTCCACTAAATGTGCCGAGGAACTAGACGGAAAGAATCAGTCACATTCACCAGCTTATTCTATGCTATCTAATGTTGCTTTTACTCAGGGGATCACAATCGTAGGAGGGTCGATTCCTGAGCTGCGAAATGGTCGATTATACAACACCTGCTGTATTTTTGGTCGTGATGGACAGCTGAAAGCTAAGCATCGCAAA TTACATCTGTTTGACTATGATGCTGGAGAAGCTTCATTTAGGGAATCGGACTCTTTCGCTGCTGGTGATAGCCCTACAGTTGTTGATACAG GCGTGGGACGTATTGGCGTGGGTATTTGTCATGATATACGATTCCCCGACTTAGCCATGTTATACGAAATAAAAGTTCCAG GCGTCGACTTGATAATCTACCCTAGTGCATTCAATGTGAACACAGGAAGGATGCTTTGGGAACTGGAGGCCAAAGCCAG GGCGGTTGATAACCAG GTCTTTGTTGCGGTTTGTTCACCATCGAGAGATTCCGAAGCTTCTTACACAATATGGGGTCACTCCATGGTGGTTGGTCCG AACGGAGAAGTAAAAGCAAGCGCCGGACACAAAGAAAAACTCGTGATAGCCGAGATTGATTATTGTGAAAATCAGCTTCAGAG GGAACGTTTCCCTCTTCATGGGGCAGGGCAAGACAAGATATACCAATTTCTCAGCAAATAA